In the genome of Hymenobacter cellulosivorans, one region contains:
- the dprA gene encoding DNA-processing protein DprA, whose translation MPISTDELLFHEVALTLFPGIGPQLTRQLMSYGGSAKNVLMLPPGKLRKIPGVGPTTVATLTGAERTAALKKAEDALRKAEKDGVQLLFYTSRQYPSRLKTIPDAPVLLYYQGTADLNQPKTIGIVGTRKATDYGREQTEKLVQGLVPHRPLVISGLAYGIDIAAHRAALQEGLETVGVMATGLDVLYPAAHRKTAEKMLTQGGLLTEFAFGTQPDRYNFPARNRIIAGLSDGTVVVEAARKGGALITAEIALSYNKDVLAVPGNLGSEASEGCNDLIKANKAALYGEPADLEQLLNWDAALHQTGKFKPTPTYDPADFTAEEYQLLEVLLVSKEEQMDNLSWKAQLPVNQVATLLLGLEFRGVVKALPGKKFVLV comes from the coding sequence ATGCCTATTTCTACCGACGAATTACTCTTCCACGAAGTCGCCCTGACGTTATTCCCCGGCATCGGGCCGCAGCTGACGCGGCAGCTGATGAGCTACGGGGGCTCGGCTAAAAACGTGCTGATGCTGCCCCCGGGCAAGCTGCGCAAGATTCCCGGCGTGGGCCCCACTACCGTGGCCACGCTAACGGGCGCAGAACGAACCGCCGCTCTGAAAAAAGCCGAGGACGCGCTGCGCAAGGCCGAAAAGGACGGCGTGCAGCTCTTATTCTACACCAGCCGGCAGTACCCGAGCCGGCTCAAAACTATTCCCGACGCGCCCGTGCTGCTCTATTATCAGGGCACGGCCGATTTGAACCAGCCCAAAACCATCGGCATCGTGGGCACGCGCAAGGCCACCGACTACGGCCGGGAGCAAACCGAGAAACTGGTGCAGGGCCTGGTGCCCCACCGCCCCCTGGTGATTAGCGGCCTGGCCTACGGCATCGATATCGCCGCCCACCGCGCCGCCTTGCAGGAAGGCCTGGAAACCGTGGGCGTGATGGCGACGGGCCTGGATGTGCTCTACCCGGCGGCCCATCGCAAAACGGCCGAGAAGATGCTGACCCAGGGCGGTTTGCTTACCGAGTTTGCCTTTGGCACCCAGCCAGACCGCTACAACTTCCCGGCCCGCAACCGCATCATTGCCGGCTTGTCTGACGGCACCGTGGTAGTGGAAGCGGCCAGGAAGGGCGGGGCGCTGATAACGGCCGAAATTGCCCTGAGCTACAACAAGGACGTGCTGGCCGTGCCCGGCAACCTGGGCAGTGAGGCCTCCGAGGGCTGCAACGACCTGATCAAAGCCAACAAAGCCGCCCTCTATGGCGAGCCGGCCGATTTGGAGCAGCTCCTGAACTGGGACGCGGCCCTGCACCAGACTGGCAAGTTTAAGCCCACGCCCACCTACGACCCGGCCGACTTCACCGCCGAGGAATATCAGCTGCTGGAAGTGTTGCTCGTCAGCAAGGAGGAGCAGATGGATAACCTGAGCTGGAAAGCCCAGTTGCCGGTAAATCAAGTGGCCACGCTGCTGCTGGGCCTGGAGTTCCGGGGCGTGGTGAAGGCCTTACCGGGCAAGAAATTCGTGCTGGTATAA
- a CDS encoding T9SS type A sorting domain-containing protein yields the protein MNKLSLLITGFVLSSSICQQAGAQQLDAGFSAGSIYAPSHVYSAVEQANGKRLVTGSFTRANGSAVPHLVRFNADGSVDAAFQQHLGASTGAYRLIPLSNGQLYLTSVLSGAPVVAGGISRMEPLRLNADGTADASFHVGSGAEMPNDYGFVNDAVLLPDGKTMVVGYFDTFNGVPAPGIVRLTATGSVDNTFQAGLGVNHKEIARVVALPGGKLLIGGDFTSYNGNPCHGIARLNADGSFDATFTQALNPTSATRHIVVQPDGKLLLAGDEFIGSGASSLVRLLANGTPDASFATPPDLPLGTLYSYSGNAIELQPDGKILFISFNAQPNTSISGVGRLNADGSYDSSFRIGTGPNNKPDFLTLLSSGQVLVGGDITAFSGTLNRGLVQLTSTGALAPTFAPVLQHTGTVQAMLRQADGKLVVGGNFSEINGQPAQRLARLTASGSLDATFSSATTGLNGTVVALAQQPDGRLLAATEEEVRRYQPTGQSDASLNAPDFGFSRLRRLVLQPDGRILLAGGGIVANGTSLAADLIRLTADGALDNSFTPPTTGAGRFSSVQSLALQPDGKLLVAGSYYPTSTYSIRTVARLTASGAVDPSFTGEEFESPANEDTRFNSLVVQPDGKVVVGGAFSTYGTMARANVARLNTDGTLDSGFTPPVTSGEVHSVLVQPNNRVLLGGLFAGAGLPANLARLLPDGRADASFGTTATPDSTVHTVLVQPDGGLVVGGTFTAIGTQSRLSLARITAPNVLHVASQAVADRTQAWPVPAHSTLHVATDPSAQATFLDLLDVLGRPVLHQALRSGAATTSLALPTLPAGTYLLRVTYKEGAVVRRIQVQ from the coding sequence ATGAACAAACTCTCGTTACTCATCACTGGCTTTGTCCTTTCTAGTAGCATCTGCCAGCAGGCCGGGGCCCAGCAGCTCGACGCGGGCTTTTCGGCCGGCTCTATCTATGCGCCCAGCCACGTCTACTCGGCCGTGGAGCAGGCAAATGGTAAGCGCCTCGTAACCGGCAGCTTCACCCGCGCCAATGGCAGCGCCGTGCCCCACCTTGTCCGCTTCAATGCTGATGGCTCGGTCGATGCGGCCTTCCAGCAACACCTGGGCGCCTCCACCGGCGCCTACCGCCTCATTCCGCTCAGCAACGGGCAGCTCTACCTCACCTCGGTGCTATCCGGTGCGCCCGTCGTAGCAGGTGGCATCAGCCGCATGGAGCCTCTGCGCCTGAACGCCGACGGTACCGCCGATGCCTCCTTCCATGTGGGCTCCGGAGCCGAAATGCCCAATGACTACGGTTTCGTGAATGATGCCGTGCTGCTGCCCGATGGCAAAACGATGGTGGTGGGCTACTTCGATACATTTAACGGGGTGCCGGCGCCCGGCATCGTGCGGCTGACGGCTACCGGCTCGGTAGACAACACCTTTCAGGCCGGGCTCGGGGTAAACCACAAGGAAATTGCCCGTGTTGTGGCTCTGCCCGGCGGCAAGCTCCTTATTGGCGGCGACTTCACCTCCTATAATGGAAATCCCTGCCATGGCATAGCCCGCCTGAATGCCGATGGCAGCTTCGATGCGACCTTTACCCAGGCATTGAACCCCACCAGTGCTACCCGCCACATTGTGGTGCAGCCCGACGGGAAGCTGCTGCTGGCCGGCGACGAATTTATTGGTTCCGGAGCATCCTCGCTGGTGCGACTGCTTGCCAATGGCACGCCCGATGCCAGCTTCGCCACGCCGCCTGACCTGCCGCTGGGCACCCTTTACTCTTACTCGGGCAATGCCATTGAGCTACAACCCGATGGCAAAATCCTGTTCATCAGCTTCAATGCCCAACCGAACACGAGTATTTCCGGCGTGGGCCGCCTGAATGCCGACGGCTCCTATGATTCATCGTTCCGCATCGGAACCGGCCCGAATAATAAGCCCGACTTTCTGACCCTGCTCAGCAGCGGCCAGGTGCTGGTAGGTGGCGACATTACTGCTTTCAGCGGCACCCTGAACCGGGGCCTGGTGCAGCTCACCAGCACCGGAGCCCTGGCCCCCACCTTTGCGCCGGTACTGCAGCACACGGGCACTGTGCAGGCCATGCTTCGCCAGGCCGATGGCAAGCTGGTGGTGGGCGGTAACTTTTCGGAAATAAATGGGCAACCGGCCCAGCGCCTGGCCCGCCTCACGGCCAGCGGCAGCCTGGATGCCACCTTTAGCAGTGCTACTACCGGCCTTAATGGCACCGTGGTAGCCCTGGCCCAGCAGCCTGATGGGCGCTTGCTGGCCGCTACGGAAGAAGAAGTGCGCCGCTATCAGCCTACTGGTCAGAGCGACGCCAGCCTGAATGCTCCGGATTTTGGATTCAGCCGCCTTCGGCGCCTGGTTCTGCAGCCCGACGGCCGCATTCTGCTCGCCGGGGGTGGTATAGTGGCCAATGGCACTTCCCTGGCTGCCGACCTTATCCGGCTAACCGCAGACGGCGCCCTGGACAATTCCTTTACTCCGCCAACCACCGGGGCCGGGCGGTTTTCTTCGGTGCAGAGCCTGGCCCTGCAGCCCGACGGGAAGCTGCTCGTAGCCGGGTCTTACTATCCCACCAGCACATATTCCATCCGAACGGTAGCCCGCCTGACTGCTTCCGGGGCCGTGGATCCGAGCTTCACTGGTGAAGAGTTTGAAAGCCCGGCCAATGAGGATACCCGTTTCAACAGTCTGGTGGTGCAGCCCGACGGGAAAGTAGTGGTTGGGGGCGCATTTAGTACCTATGGCACCATGGCCCGCGCCAATGTAGCCCGACTGAACACCGATGGGACGCTCGATTCAGGCTTTACCCCACCCGTAACCAGCGGCGAAGTGCATTCTGTGCTGGTTCAGCCCAATAACCGGGTGCTGCTAGGCGGCCTGTTTGCCGGGGCCGGGTTGCCTGCCAATCTGGCCCGACTGCTGCCCGACGGCCGGGCAGACGCATCCTTCGGCACAACGGCGACACCCGACAGCACCGTCCACACTGTACTCGTACAGCCCGACGGAGGCTTGGTGGTCGGCGGCACTTTTACGGCTATTGGCACGCAAAGCCGCTTGTCTCTGGCCCGCATTACGGCTCCCAACGTGCTGCACGTGGCCTCCCAGGCCGTAGCCGACCGCACCCAGGCCTGGCCCGTACCGGCCCATTCTACCTTGCACGTTGCCACCGACCCAAGTGCCCAGGCTACATTTCTGGATTTGCTTGACGTGCTGGGCCGCCCGGTGCTGCATCAGGCGCTACGCTCCGGGGCTGCTACCACCAGCTTGGCCCTGCCAACGCTGCCGGCGGGCACCTACCTGCTACGCGTGACCTACAAAGAAGGCGCCGTGGTGCGCCGCATTCAGGTCCAGTAA